One window from the genome of Nicotiana tomentosiformis chromosome 5, ASM39032v3, whole genome shotgun sequence encodes:
- the LOC138891945 gene encoding uncharacterized protein, producing the protein MAPYEVLYGKRCRCPVGWFESSEARLLGTHLVKDAFEKVKLIQDGQCAAQSIQKSYADRKARNVAFMVGERVLLQVSPMKGVMMLVQNGKLSPGYIRPFEVLERVREVAYRLALPPSLTAFHLVFHVSMLQKYHGDPSHVFDFSLVQLDKDLSYVEELVTILDIHARKLRSKSIASVNVLWRGHPVEEATRVTEHDMCRSYSHLFTTSGISLLIQGRTFI; encoded by the coding sequence atggcaccgtatgaggtttTGTATGGTAAACGGTGCCGAtgtccagtgggttggttcgagtcgagtgaggctaggctattgggtacacaCTTGGTTAAGGATGCTTTTGAAAAGGTCAAATTGATTCAGGATGGACAGTGTGCAGCAcagtccatacagaagagttatgcggatcggaaggctcgcaatgttgcatttatggttggggagcgagtcttgctccaagtttcgcccatgaagggtgttatgatgtTAGTACAGAATGGAAAGTTGAGCCCTgggtatattaggccttttgaggtTCTTGAGAGGGTTAGAgaagtggcttacagacttgcactaccacctagtctcaccgcatttcatctagtgttccatgtttccatgctccagaagtatcacggcgatccgtcccatgtgttcgACTTCAGCttagttcagttggacaaggatctatcttatgttgaggagctagtgaCCATCTTGGACATACATGCTCGAAAGTTAAGgtcgaagagcattgcttcagtaaacgttctgtggaggggtcatccggtcgaggaggcgactagggtgaccgagcatgatatgtgtagaTCTTATTCTCACCTTTTCACTACTTCAGGTATATCTTtactcattcaaggacgaacgtttatttaa